One part of the Methyloterricola oryzae genome encodes these proteins:
- a CDS encoding FG-GAP repeat domain-containing protein → MRNDDLVLSFGAQNLIYDSGPNSYQDFGSTYTLISTNSKVDAPSPGPAVPTVKNGTAGCNAASGCAEYWYPYYQVPTGKNGLLAPPSYLAMGQAAGRFFNTDRDTLVQFPFQYGANNQLPPLLIWFTGDDSGHLSEIGHQDVSWVDGGGVFFAKVGDFNGDGYDDILMVSSTGSGSSYQPQMRIATAVDPNDPTKGFNFGPQFSFNAYGIRDVAVGDFNGDGISDFATTYIDPSRTLYAVTFSVAPTSLTISTGGQVQLGTAADTGYHPITMTAGRFSSAPHDQLIVGSYINVSIDPTQDYISNGGVFTTQLIDFSGGATLPDSITPKLIYTYNYPPGVQYDYVVFKLKAARLNPASNTDQLIWLSSTANIGSTLQVLTVDPSFNTNNPSFFTVTSALSGNGQIPANVGNFWGQDIAIGNFDHLQASSTTPNTTERNPILQIALGGINANYDGGYQFYTGRIYIYNVDPLNNFQLSQNPYTGLPTGVFQEPNAQYPVNNVQSMILTVGDFRGRSYRLGAPTKITLQKAQPSVILAAPPMHADYVTSATGSTGLLNLSVIPEGFYSRYELDTTQSTTSTNTNSLSTSFGIKLTAGAAIAIGDEDDGDGATVKDTATTTADLKTSAETKYGSFSTTEFSINQQTGLTDQLWIKDSLFYVYSYPVIGRTACPATSPACAITDQKPLTFQVSVPAPSEIKTPPASNLEWYQPPWEYGNIFSYPASYAQLQAYLPTLQKLSEDVAFYTDASNIQVKNAWNTGTNSSQTVSFDQNYSVENDLSFSVTEGLAGVGTGNVNASFDVTASVGLGRAQESSTSLSATTGITAQKPGSFAEPIMYAYAVKPVIFGRQPPAGASGTGPSADINTFGLLQTAYIADPTDTSAGLWWAQAYGGAPDIALNHPNRLIVSTPGLASPSIPPNCRPTGTGASQMDCVELAPSAPDNPWMSEVHYMRGFFISSANFASQGVTPGQGPQLANATAGDKLIFTARVHNYSLAAMPTGSSLYVRFYGVQWNAVTNTEYPSSTFQIGNDVKVGPVPPFSATPGDPANWILVNSDTFDTTSYSGRYLTFFVVVWGQKSDGSLMQESTGHGLSALPGTINSFADAVALEEVVSGGPSYSNNIGFYNAPLAVLPAPSGVPAAGPPGVDPSTIKLTLGKVKVSKKSAKASKPITVSALIRTGKQPVNEFMVDFYDGDPSAGGRLFDVERVPFIKSKGSYRVKVNFRSNICGRRSIHIKAADGRPYAVTRKSQRVKIHCINPKA, encoded by the coding sequence TTGCGCAACGACGATCTGGTTCTAAGCTTCGGAGCGCAAAACCTAATTTATGACAGTGGCCCGAACAGTTACCAGGATTTTGGAAGCACTTATACCCTTATTTCAACGAATTCGAAAGTGGATGCACCATCGCCAGGTCCAGCGGTCCCCACGGTCAAAAACGGCACTGCGGGGTGTAACGCCGCCTCAGGGTGCGCGGAGTATTGGTACCCTTACTACCAAGTGCCAACCGGAAAAAATGGTCTTTTGGCCCCTCCCAGCTATCTCGCCATGGGACAGGCGGCCGGTCGTTTCTTCAATACGGACAGAGATACACTGGTTCAGTTTCCTTTCCAGTATGGGGCGAACAATCAGTTGCCTCCTTTGCTGATTTGGTTTACGGGCGACGACAGCGGCCATCTATCGGAAATTGGTCACCAGGACGTCTCTTGGGTAGATGGTGGTGGTGTATTCTTTGCGAAAGTGGGTGACTTCAATGGGGATGGATACGATGATATTTTAATGGTATCAAGCACGGGATCGGGTTCGAGTTATCAACCCCAAATGCGGATCGCGACTGCGGTAGATCCCAACGACCCGACCAAGGGTTTTAACTTCGGGCCGCAATTCTCGTTCAATGCGTATGGAATCCGAGACGTCGCCGTGGGGGATTTTAATGGGGATGGGATTAGCGACTTTGCAACGACCTACATCGACCCGAGTCGCACCTTGTACGCTGTGACTTTCAGTGTCGCTCCCACATCGCTTACAATCTCCACCGGCGGTCAGGTCCAGTTGGGCACTGCCGCAGATACCGGGTATCACCCCATTACCATGACCGCTGGGCGTTTTAGCTCCGCACCCCATGATCAACTGATCGTCGGCAGCTATATCAATGTTTCCATAGACCCCACCCAGGACTACATTTCAAATGGAGGGGTTTTCACAACGCAATTGATCGACTTTAGCGGGGGCGCGACCTTGCCGGATTCAATTACGCCAAAGTTGATTTATACGTATAATTATCCACCCGGCGTTCAGTATGATTATGTAGTCTTCAAACTGAAGGCCGCAAGGCTGAACCCAGCTAGCAATACCGATCAGTTAATTTGGCTTTCTTCGACTGCGAACATCGGATCGACTTTGCAGGTACTCACCGTCGACCCGTCCTTTAATACCAACAATCCAAGCTTCTTTACGGTAACCAGCGCGCTCTCTGGCAATGGACAGATCCCTGCCAATGTCGGCAACTTTTGGGGCCAGGACATCGCAATCGGTAATTTCGATCACCTGCAGGCTTCTTCCACGACCCCAAATACGACCGAACGAAACCCCATACTTCAAATTGCACTTGGAGGAATAAATGCCAATTATGACGGAGGTTACCAGTTTTATACAGGCCGTATCTACATTTACAACGTCGATCCGCTCAACAACTTTCAACTCAGCCAGAACCCTTATACTGGATTGCCGACGGGCGTATTTCAAGAGCCAAATGCACAATATCCAGTCAATAACGTGCAAAGCATGATTTTGACCGTTGGCGATTTTCGAGGCCGCTCATACCGGCTGGGCGCGCCAACCAAGATTACCCTGCAAAAGGCCCAGCCTTCGGTCATCCTCGCGGCGCCGCCCATGCACGCGGACTACGTCACCTCGGCGACAGGCAGCACCGGTTTGCTCAATCTGAGTGTGATTCCCGAAGGTTTTTATTCCAGGTATGAGCTTGATACCACACAGTCCACGACGAGCACCAATACCAACAGCCTCAGCACCTCATTCGGCATCAAGCTGACGGCCGGCGCTGCCATCGCGATCGGCGACGAGGACGACGGCGACGGCGCCACAGTCAAAGACACGGCCACCACCACTGCGGATCTGAAAACCTCGGCGGAAACCAAATATGGCAGCTTCTCGACGACAGAGTTCAGCATCAACCAGCAAACCGGTTTGACCGATCAACTCTGGATCAAGGATTCCTTGTTCTACGTCTACTCCTATCCGGTGATCGGACGCACCGCGTGTCCTGCGACCAGTCCCGCATGCGCGATCACGGACCAAAAACCACTGACCTTCCAAGTTTCCGTGCCCGCCCCGTCGGAGATTAAGACGCCGCCGGCCAGCAATCTTGAGTGGTATCAGCCGCCGTGGGAGTACGGCAACATTTTCTCCTACCCGGCGAGCTACGCGCAGTTGCAGGCCTATCTGCCGACTCTGCAGAAGCTCTCGGAAGATGTGGCTTTCTACACCGACGCCAGCAACATCCAGGTGAAGAATGCGTGGAACACCGGCACGAATTCCAGCCAGACGGTTTCATTCGATCAGAATTACTCCGTGGAAAACGACCTTTCGTTTTCCGTGACCGAGGGCCTCGCCGGCGTCGGTACGGGCAATGTCAACGCCTCCTTTGATGTCACCGCCAGTGTCGGTTTGGGGAGGGCCCAGGAATCATCCACCTCGCTGTCGGCCACGACCGGCATCACAGCGCAGAAGCCGGGCAGTTTCGCCGAACCCATCATGTACGCCTACGCGGTGAAGCCTGTCATCTTTGGCCGGCAGCCGCCCGCGGGCGCGTCCGGTACCGGTCCGAGTGCCGACATCAATACCTTTGGTCTGCTGCAGACCGCCTATATCGCCGATCCCACCGACACCTCGGCGGGCCTGTGGTGGGCGCAGGCTTACGGCGGCGCGCCCGACATCGCGCTCAACCACCCGAACCGGCTGATTGTCTCGACGCCGGGGCTTGCCAGCCCCAGCATCCCGCCCAATTGTCGCCCGACGGGCACGGGTGCCTCGCAGATGGACTGTGTCGAACTCGCCCCTTCGGCTCCGGACAACCCTTGGATGAGCGAAGTCCATTACATGCGGGGATTCTTCATCTCCAGCGCCAACTTCGCCTCACAGGGCGTGACGCCAGGGCAGGGCCCGCAACTGGCCAATGCGACGGCGGGCGACAAACTGATATTCACTGCCCGGGTGCACAACTACAGTCTGGCAGCGATGCCGACGGGCTCTAGCCTCTATGTCAGGTTCTACGGGGTCCAATGGAACGCGGTGACCAACACGGAATACCCCAGTTCCACTTTCCAGATCGGCAACGACGTCAAGGTTGGCCCGGTTCCGCCCTTCAGCGCGACGCCGGGCGATCCGGCCAACTGGATCCTGGTAAATAGCGATACCTTCGACACCACTTCCTACAGTGGTCGCTACCTGACCTTCTTTGTCGTGGTGTGGGGGCAGAAATCGGATGGGAGCTTGATGCAGGAGTCCACTGGACACGGCCTCAGCGCACTGCCGGGAACCATCAATTCCTTCGCCGATGCGGTCGCGCTGGAGGAAGTGGTCAGTGGCGGGCCTTCCTACAGCAATAACATCGGCTTTTACAATGCGCCTCTGGCCGTATTGCCCGCTCCATCGGGTGTGCCTGCTGCGGGGCCCCCTGGGGTGGATCCTTCGACCATCAAGCTGACTCTGGGCAAAGTGAAGGTCTCGAAAAAGTCCGCCAAGGCAAGCAAGCCCATCACCGTCTCGGCATTGATCAGGACGGGCAAGCAGCCTGTGAACGAGTTCATGGTGGATTTCTACGACGGCGATCCGTCGGCGGGCGGGCGGCTGTTCGACGTGGAGCGGGTGCCGTTCATCAAGTCCAAGGGTTCCTACCGGGTGAAAGTGAACTTCCGCTCAAATATCTGCGGCCGCCGCAGTATCCACATCAAGGCGGCCGATGGCAGGCCCTACGCGGTCACTCGCAAGTCGCAGCGGGTCAAGATTCATTGCATTAACCCCAAGGCTTAG
- a CDS encoding thaumatin family protein, with the protein MEKLASSRQPSRNRFLTSSLTLWQLLLLTYTLCLIAHPATAATAKPKAAPKKTDACLANMPVATPIPPAVRVVQLVNCSTETILGAANAAKNGPDKALTSIFPREGTWVMKPAGSPNNANVITLDIPPEWADTKKEGSVAPNIWARTGCRFEIAADKAQCETGGAGGVYDVSKAKLGPPGAATITEWTFYQAVTPAPGSTYYVDNFDISAVNGVSLTVDIVAVGGHDSDPGDPNNPF; encoded by the coding sequence ATGGAAAAACTCGCTTCTTCTCGCCAGCCAAGCAGAAACCGTTTCCTCACGTCGAGCCTGACGCTTTGGCAACTTTTGCTCCTGACCTACACCCTGTGCCTGATCGCCCATCCCGCCACAGCGGCAACGGCCAAGCCGAAGGCCGCGCCCAAGAAGACCGACGCCTGCCTGGCCAATATGCCGGTGGCGACGCCCATTCCCCCGGCGGTGCGCGTGGTTCAGTTGGTTAACTGTTCCACGGAAACCATCCTGGGCGCGGCCAATGCCGCCAAGAACGGCCCCGACAAGGCACTGACCTCGATATTTCCGCGCGAGGGCACCTGGGTCATGAAGCCGGCCGGTTCACCCAACAACGCGAATGTGATCACCCTGGACATTCCACCCGAGTGGGCCGACACCAAAAAGGAAGGCAGCGTGGCGCCCAACATCTGGGCGCGCACCGGCTGCCGTTTCGAAATCGCCGCGGACAAGGCCCAGTGCGAGACCGGCGGCGCGGGCGGGGTTTACGATGTCAGCAAGGCCAAGCTTGGCCCGCCAGGCGCGGCGACCATCACCGAATGGACCTTTTACCAAGCCGTGACTCCCGCCCCGGGCTCCACCTACTATGTCGACAATTTCGACATCAGCGCCGTGAACGGCGTGAGCCTGACCGTGGATATCGTGGCGGTGGGCGGGCACGACAGCGACCCGGGTGACCCCAATAACCCGTTCTAG
- a CDS encoding cupin domain-containing protein, with amino-acid sequence MSKSTITYWNPLLPVNGGKWQPISGLEGMAEELTLSIDQETGEYTRLTRFHPGADTAAFGGKRHAYPEEIFIVSGRLYDEAFGVWLETGHYASRPPGELHGPFRTDEGCVVLEVSFPNRTQA; translated from the coding sequence ATGTCGAAATCCACCATCACGTATTGGAACCCGCTGTTGCCCGTTAACGGCGGAAAATGGCAGCCTATTTCGGGATTGGAAGGTATGGCCGAAGAACTCACACTCAGCATTGATCAGGAGACGGGTGAATATACTCGGCTGACCCGCTTCCATCCGGGAGCAGACACCGCCGCGTTCGGCGGCAAGCGCCATGCCTACCCGGAGGAAATCTTCATCGTCAGCGGCCGTCTGTACGATGAGGCTTTCGGTGTCTGGCTGGAAACGGGCCATTACGCCAGTCGCCCGCCCGGTGAGTTGCACGGGCCGTTCAGAACGGATGAGGGCTGCGTGGTTCTGGAAGTCTCGTTTCCCAACCGAACTCAAGCTTGA
- a CDS encoding cupin domain-containing protein — translation MNTEKPLTLPALDPADVPRRTGSIYPTEELRSLTQGRSKQALGDALGLQAFGVNLVRLEPGAMSAVRHWHTRQDEFIYVLEGELTLVTENGEQVLGAGVCAGFPAGKPDGHQLINRSERVAIYLEVGDRLPGDAAHYPDVDLEARATRGGYSFFKKDGAPYEAASG, via the coding sequence ATGAACACGGAGAAACCCTTGACATTGCCTGCCCTCGACCCCGCCGACGTCCCCCGCAGGACCGGCTCGATTTATCCGACGGAAGAACTCCGCTCCTTGACCCAAGGGCGAAGCAAACAGGCCCTCGGCGATGCGCTGGGGCTCCAAGCTTTCGGCGTGAACCTGGTCCGGCTGGAGCCGGGGGCGATGTCCGCGGTGCGTCACTGGCATACCCGCCAGGACGAGTTCATCTATGTCCTAGAGGGCGAGCTGACCCTGGTGACGGAGAATGGAGAGCAAGTACTTGGCGCCGGCGTGTGCGCAGGATTTCCCGCCGGCAAACCTGACGGGCATCAGTTGATCAATCGCTCTGAGCGCGTCGCGATTTATCTGGAAGTGGGGGACCGGCTGCCGGGCGATGCGGCGCACTATCCCGATGTGGACCTGGAAGCGCGCGCGACCCGCGGCGGCTACAGCTTTTTCAAAAAGGACGGGGCGCCGTACGAGGCGGCGAGTGGGTAG
- a CDS encoding class I SAM-dependent methyltransferase, with translation MYQWSPEDYARHSAGQERWARERLAELNLRPDDTILDIGCGDGRITAVLAELVPEGRVVGMDLSADMIAYAQARHGRPNLAFQREDAQAMLYESEFSVVFSNAALHWVKDPQPVLAGIARALTPGGRCFMEMGGRGSAAALISAFEAIAAEPAWRQNFEGFESTYGFHEVASYRHWLREAALDPGRVALVDKDMVHKTMEGFIGWLRTAWHPYTARVPAARRERFIELVAQRYLAEAAGANDGGEQIHVAMVRLQVEAWKPERV, from the coding sequence ATGTATCAGTGGAGCCCGGAGGACTATGCGCGCCATTCTGCCGGCCAGGAGCGCTGGGCGCGGGAACGCCTGGCAGAATTGAATCTGCGTCCGGACGATACGATCTTGGACATCGGCTGCGGCGACGGACGCATCACCGCCGTGCTTGCCGAGCTGGTTCCCGAGGGCCGCGTGGTCGGGATGGATCTATCGGCGGACATGATTGCTTATGCACAGGCGCGCCATGGCCGTCCCAATCTCGCATTCCAGCGGGAGGACGCCCAGGCGATGCTATACGAATCCGAATTCTCCGTGGTTTTTTCCAATGCGGCCTTGCATTGGGTCAAGGATCCGCAGCCGGTGCTGGCCGGCATTGCCCGCGCCTTGACGCCGGGTGGCCGTTGCTTCATGGAGATGGGTGGACGGGGCAGTGCTGCGGCGCTGATCTCGGCGTTCGAGGCAATCGCCGCTGAGCCAGCCTGGCGCCAGAATTTCGAGGGATTCGAATCTACCTACGGATTCCACGAGGTGGCAAGCTATCGACACTGGCTCAGGGAAGCCGCCTTGGATCCCGGGCGGGTTGCACTGGTCGACAAGGACATGGTTCACAAGACCATGGAAGGTTTCATCGGCTGGCTGCGCACGGCCTGGCACCCGTACACGGCAAGAGTTCCGGCAGCAAGGCGGGAGCGGTTCATAGAATTGGTCGCCCAGCGCTATCTGGCCGAGGCGGCGGGCGCCAATGACGGCGGCGAGCAAATCCATGTGGCCATGGTGCGCCTCCAAGTGGAGGCGTGGAAGCCTGAGCGCGTGTGA
- a CDS encoding LysR family transcriptional regulator, which translates to MFQIFILSVSMRFDLKDLELFVATAETGSIAKAAERCHTVASAISKRLSDLEAVYGTALLVRSSKGVAPTPAGLALLARARVVLHQARQLDGELRSYSAGIRGQIRVFANISAIVEFLPSALASFLTAHPEIQVELEEQVSGAVAQAVADNLADLGIVSEVPAGHDLVLIPFREDELVLLVPPDHPLALRKRIDFRDALEFDFIGLHSDSALHYRLLRAAADAERALYLKVRVTSFDAVCAMVAAGLGIGVVPRGATTPYTGSLGLVSLPLNDAWARRRLHLCVRSLEGLSAAARLLLDHLVAGRI; encoded by the coding sequence GTGTTCCAGATTTTCATCCTGTCCGTAAGCATGCGCTTCGATCTGAAGGATCTGGAATTGTTCGTCGCCACCGCGGAGACCGGCAGCATCGCCAAGGCGGCCGAGCGGTGCCATACCGTGGCCTCGGCCATAAGCAAACGCCTGTCCGATCTCGAAGCCGTTTACGGCACGGCGCTGCTAGTGCGCAGCAGCAAGGGCGTCGCACCGACGCCGGCAGGCCTTGCCTTGCTTGCCCGCGCCCGTGTCGTCCTGCATCAGGCCCGACAGCTGGATGGCGAGCTGCGCAGCTACTCGGCGGGCATCCGGGGGCAAATCCGGGTGTTCGCCAACATTTCCGCCATCGTGGAATTCCTGCCGTCGGCGTTGGCCTCGTTCCTGACGGCTCATCCGGAAATTCAGGTGGAACTCGAAGAACAGGTAAGCGGGGCCGTTGCCCAAGCCGTCGCCGACAATCTCGCCGATCTAGGGATCGTGAGCGAGGTCCCCGCCGGCCATGATCTGGTGCTGATACCTTTCCGTGAAGACGAACTGGTCCTGCTGGTGCCGCCGGATCATCCCCTGGCCCTGCGCAAGCGCATCGATTTCCGAGACGCGTTGGAATTCGATTTCATCGGCCTGCACAGCGACAGCGCCTTGCACTACCGGCTGCTGCGCGCGGCGGCCGATGCAGAGCGAGCACTTTATCTGAAAGTAAGGGTCACCAGCTTCGATGCGGTCTGCGCCATGGTGGCGGCGGGGCTGGGCATCGGTGTGGTGCCGAGAGGGGCGACCACGCCCTACACAGGCTCGCTGGGACTGGTGTCGCTGCCTCTGAACGATGCCTGGGCCAGGCGCCGGCTCCACCTCTGCGTGCGTTCCCTGGAAGGCTTGTCGGCGGCGGCGCGGCTGTTGCTGGATCATCTCGTCGCTGGCCGCATCTGA
- a CDS encoding PLP-dependent aminotransferase family protein, which translates to MNSLNIDPADSRPLIEQIVTGIKQRVDERALRPGTRLPSIRDFAEQHRVSKFTVVQAFDRLVAMGYLKSRQGSGFYVPPRQESGAATSQSCQLNRAMDVLWLLRNALQEQPHIAMPAAGWLPGEWMDGAGIQRSLRTLARKSGTYLTGYGLPAGYEPLRSLLARRLEDQGIACAPRQIVTTRGATHALDLIARLFVKPGDAVLVDDPGYYTLFGYLKLSGARLVGVPWTPSGPDTAVLENQILEHQPKIFFTNTLLHNPTGVSISQSVAHRVLQLAERHDLLIVEDDIYGDLLTGRATRLATLDQLERVVFVSSFSKTVSASLRVGFLACKYAIAESLTDLKLLTSLTTSEIDERLVYELLTDGYYRKHLEKLRSRLQKARAEAVRNLERSGLEIYQETEDGLFIWARREASGNATALAGAAAKQGIMLAPGALFRPHQEASPWLRFNAAGCENPAIFRFLESVRVDDNL; encoded by the coding sequence ATGAATTCACTCAATATCGACCCAGCCGACAGCCGCCCCCTGATCGAGCAAATCGTAACCGGCATCAAGCAGCGCGTGGACGAACGGGCCTTACGGCCCGGCACGCGTCTGCCTTCGATCCGGGATTTCGCAGAACAGCACCGGGTCAGCAAATTCACGGTGGTCCAGGCCTTCGATCGACTGGTGGCGATGGGTTATCTGAAATCCCGCCAAGGCTCGGGATTTTATGTGCCACCGCGCCAGGAATCCGGCGCCGCCACCAGTCAGTCCTGTCAACTGAACCGCGCCATGGATGTACTCTGGCTGCTGCGCAACGCCTTGCAAGAGCAGCCCCACATCGCCATGCCCGCCGCCGGTTGGCTGCCCGGCGAATGGATGGATGGCGCCGGCATCCAGCGCAGCCTGCGCACGCTCGCCCGCAAGAGCGGCACGTACCTGACTGGCTACGGGCTTCCGGCCGGCTACGAACCTTTGCGGTCTCTGTTGGCACGGCGGCTCGAAGACCAGGGCATAGCCTGCGCGCCCCGGCAGATCGTCACCACCCGCGGCGCCACCCACGCCCTGGACCTGATCGCCCGGCTGTTCGTCAAACCGGGCGACGCCGTGCTGGTGGACGATCCCGGTTATTACACCCTGTTCGGCTACCTCAAGCTTTCGGGGGCGAGACTGGTGGGCGTGCCCTGGACCCCGTCGGGGCCGGACACCGCAGTCCTGGAAAACCAGATCCTGGAACACCAGCCGAAGATCTTTTTTACCAACACTCTGCTGCACAATCCCACCGGCGTCAGCATCAGCCAGTCGGTCGCCCACCGGGTGCTGCAACTGGCCGAGCGCCACGATCTGCTGATCGTGGAGGACGACATCTACGGCGACCTCTTGACGGGACGGGCCACGCGCCTGGCGACCCTCGATCAGCTGGAGCGGGTGGTGTTCGTCAGCAGCTTTTCCAAGACCGTTTCCGCGAGCCTTAGGGTCGGTTTCCTGGCCTGCAAATACGCAATCGCCGAGAGCCTGACCGACCTCAAGCTGCTTACCAGCCTGACCACATCGGAAATCGATGAGCGGCTGGTCTATGAACTCCTCACCGACGGCTACTACCGCAAGCACCTGGAAAAACTGCGCTCGCGTTTGCAAAAAGCCCGGGCCGAGGCTGTCCGGAACCTTGAGCGCAGCGGGCTGGAAATCTATCAGGAGACGGAGGACGGTCTATTCATCTGGGCACGCCGGGAAGCGTCCGGTAACGCCACAGCGCTGGCCGGGGCTGCGGCCAAACAGGGCATCATGCTGGCACCTGGCGCGCTGTTCAGGCCGCATCAGGAAGCTTCCCCCTGGCTGCGCTTCAATGCAGCGGGCTGCGAAAACCCGGCCATCTTCCGGTTTCTGGAGAGCGTGCGTGTCGATGACAACCTGTGA